TGGCGCAGCCGGTCGTGATGGAACTCCGCCATCGCGCGGCCCCAGCGGCGGCGGAACTCGGCGGGATAGAGGCGCAGCAGCGCGCGGGCGATCCGCGCTTCGACGCTCACGCGCGCGCCGGCGCGATGATGCGCCGCTCTTCGGCGATGCGCAGCAGCTCGCGCAGCCGCAGCAGCTCGGCGGCGAGCACGCGGCGGCCGAACGGGGTGAGCGAGTAGTGGATGCGCCGCTCGTCCCCCTCGTCCGGCGCGTCCGACTCGGCGACGACGCCGGCGCCCTCGAGGTTGCGGACGTGGCGGTACAGGTTCCCCGCCTCGAGCGCGATGCGCCCCTCCGTGTGCGCGACGATGTCCTGCCGGATCCCGTACCCGTGCCGAGCGCCGGCGCTCAGCATGGTGAGGATCAGCAGCTCGATCGGCTTCAGCGGGAGCAGGTCCTGCGGGTCCGGGTCACGGCGGCGCGGAGGGGACACGGGACGGGCGGGTGGAGGTAGCTGTGCTCATTTTGAGCATAGACAGCGCGAACCGCCAGGAGGGTTGCTTCGCGCCTCTCCGGACTCCACGTACGTGGTTTCATTGGACTGAAGAAGGACTGAAGAAGGACTGAAGAAGGACCAACAACTCTGTTGGTGTTCTCCTTCTTCAGTCCTCCTTCAGTCCTTCTTCAGTCCCACCAGATATCGTACGTGGAGCCCGGTGTCGCCACGCAGATCGACGTCAGGGCACGCCCGCCCTGGGCCAGACGTTGTCCAAGGGATCGCCGTCCGGAAACCGCATGCCGGGGTCCAGCGTGATCCGCTCGATGCTCCGCGGCCCGAAGTCCAGCACCGCGTCGTACGTCCGCCGCCCGTCGAACCAGACGTCCACCGGGAACGTGACGATCGCGGTGCGCGCGTCGACCATGCGCGCGTTCGACATCGGCGTGATCGCCGGGCCGTCCGCGGCGAACTTCACCTCCAGCACCACCGGCGACGGCATGTCCCCGTCCTGGCGCACGGTGACCGTGGTGCGCCCGCCGGTGACCGTCGTCGCGCGCGCGATCGACCCGTCGACCGACGCGGTGGTGAACAGCCAGGAGTACCAGAACCAGCCGAGGTCCTGGCCGAGCGCGTTCTGCATGTAGAACGCGTAGTCCCACGGCGTGGGATGCTTGAAGCGCCACGCCTGCGCGTAGCCGCTCATCGCCCGCCACACCGCGCTGTCGCCGACGACGCCGCCGAGCGCGGAGAGCATCATCGGCGCCTTGCCGTACGCCTGGAACGAGTACATCGGGCCGCCGTAGTTCGCGTTCCACATCAGCGGCGCCTCGCGCTCGTTCCCCGCCACGCGGCCGTAGCTCTGGCCCAGCGTGTCGAGGTTCGCCGGCTTCCCCTCGGCGTCGTAGTCGGAGAGGCGGTTCATGTACTCGTTGAACCCCTCGTCCATGAAGCCGTACCACGTCTCGTTCACACCGACCATCATCGGCCACCACTCGTGCCCCGCCTCGTGGTCCGCCGCGCCGACGCCGGAGAAGATGATCTGCGGATACTCCATCCCGCGCTCGGGACCGTCGACCATCGTGAGCTGCGGGAACGCGTACGGCATCCAGAGCCGCGAGTAGAACTGGAGCGCGTGCCGCACCACGGGCCCCGCCTGCCGGAACTGCGCCGCGTGCGACGGCTCGTAGAGGACGTGCACGGGCACCGCGCCCCTTCCCGGGATCGTCGCGCGCGTCGCGTCCCACACGTAGCGGTCCGACGTGGCCCACGCGAAGTCGGCGACCGAGTCCGCGGTGAAGTGCCAGACGAGGCGGCCGCCGGCGGCGCCTAACGTTCCCTTGCCCCGCTCCGCCGCGCCGACGATCGGCCGCGTGGCGTCCGACTCCAGCACGTGCGTCAGCCGCTCGCGCGTCGTCGGCGAGAGCACCGCCTCGGGGTTGCGCAGCGTGCCGGTCGCGGCGACGAGCCATCCCGCAGGCACGTCGACGCGCACGTCGAAGCTCCCGAAGTTGTTGTAGAACTCACTCGGGCCGAGGTACGGATCGGTGTCCCAGCCGCGCAGGTCGTCGAACACCGCGACGCGCGGGTACCACTGCGCCACCTGGTACAGCGAGTCGGCCCACCGGCCCATGCGCTCGCTGAACCCGCCGCCGACGCTCGGCACCTTGAACGACCACTCGGCGTCGAGCGTGGCCTGGCCGCGCGCGGCGATCGCGTCGGGCAGGCGGATCGTGGCCACCGTCGTCGTGAGCCCCGACGCCGCCGGCACGGTGGACGGTGGGTCGCTGCGGCCACGCGGCGCGGGGTTCAGGTCCACGGCCTGACCGTTCACGGCGAGCCGCGTGACGCGCATCCCGTCCGTGATCTCGATGCCGGTGAGCGCCTCGGCGCGCACGGCGTCGGGGCGGAAGAGGTTCTGGTCGAGCCGCAGCACGATCGTGCGCAGCGCGGAGTCGCTCGCGTTGTGGATCGTCACGCGCTCCGTGCCGTGCACGATCGACGTCGCCGCGTCGAGCCGCGCGTCGATGGAGTAGTCGACGCGGAGCTGCCAGTAGCTGCGCCCCGGGCGGCCGGTGGAGTCGCGCGTGCCGGCGGCGAACGCGCGGCGGATCATGTTCGTGAGCGGGATGTCGCGCCGCACGGCACGCGGTGGCGGCGGGGGCGTGCGGGTCTGGGCGTGCAGCGGCTGCAGCGACGGCAGCGGCAGCGCGGCGAGGAGGGCCAGCGCCGCGGCGGTCCGGTTCGTCATCGAGGCTCCTGCGGAGGTCGTGCGAAAGATGGTCGAGTGGCGCTCCCGATGGGGCCGGCGGCGTGGGTTGCCGTCCGATCGGGGGGGCATACAATAGCCGAGCGCCGTCACGACGCCGGACGACGACACCGTCGCGCGGCGCACGCTCGCCCACCCGAGGCGACAGGAGGTCGCTCATGCGTGCAACGATGCTCGGCACGACGGCGGTCGCGGTCGGCACGCTCGCCGGACTCGCCGCCTGCGGCGACGCACCGGCGCCGACCGCCGCGACCCGCACGACCGACCTGCACGTCGTCGCTCCGTCGTTCACCTCGGCCGCCGCGTCGGTGCCGATCGCCGGGAGCTACATCGTCGTCTTCCGGTCCGACGTGGTCGACCCGAGCGCGGTGGCGAGAGATCTCGCGAGCAGGCACGCCGGCACGCTCGCGCATCTGTACACGTCGGCATTGAAGGGCGCCGCGCTCGCGCTCAGCGCCGCCGACGCCGCGCGACTGGCGAGCGACCCGCGGGTCGCGCTCGTCGAGCAGGATCAGGAGATCCGCGCGGCCGGCGTCGAGTCGCCGACACCGTCGTGGGGGATCGACCGCGTGGACCAGCGCGCGCTCCCGCTCGACAACAGCTACACGTACGACACCGACGGCACCGGCGTGAGCGTCTACATCCTCGACACCGGCATCTACTTCGCGCACCCCGACTTCGGCGGGCGCGCCGTGACGGGCGTGGACGAGGTGACGCCCGGCGGTACCGCGGCGGACTGCCACGGGCACGGCACCCACGTCGCGGGCACGGTCGGCGGGACCTCCACCGGCATCGCCAAGAAGGTGCGGCTGGTGGCCGTGCGCGTGCTCGATTGCACGGGCGTGTGGTCGGTGTCCGGCGTCATCGCCGGCGTGGACTGGGTGACGGCCGACGTGCAGAAGGCGAGCGGCGATCCGACGAAGGTCGGCGGCCGCCCGGCGTCGGCGAACATGAGCCTCGCCGGCGCGTACTCGGCGACGCTGAACCAGGCGGTCGAGAACTCGATCGCCGCGGGCGTCACGTACGTGATCGCGGCCGGCAACAGCACGGCCGATGCGTGCAGCTACTCGCCCGGCAGCGCGCCCGACGCGCTGACCATCGGCGCGACCAACCGGGTGGACTCGCTCGCGTACTTCTCGAACCGCGGCGCCTGCGTCGATCTCCTCGCGCCGGGAGTGGACATCGTGTCCGACTGGCTGGACGGCGGCACGCACACGATGAAGGGCACGTCGATGGCCGCGCCGCACGTGACCGGCGCGGCGGCACTGTATCTCGCGGCGCACCCGGGCGACTCGCCGGCGCAGGTCGCGTCCGCGCTGACGAGCAACGCCACGTCCGGGGCGATCATCGGCGTCCCGCTCGGCACGCCGAACCTGCTACTCTACACGCGCGCCCCGGCAGCCCCGCCGCCGCCGCCCCCGGTGGCGAGCTTCGTCTACTCGTGCGCCGGGCTGACGTGCAGCTTCACGAACACGTCGACCGGGGCGACGTCGTACGCCTGGAGCTTCGGCGACGGCACGACGTCCACCCTGACGAACGTGAGCCATACCTTTCCACGGCGGCACGCCAGCTACACCGTCACGCTCACCGCGACCAACTCCATCGGCGCCACGAGCTCGGTGTCGAGGGTGATCGACTGCCGCAACAAGGGCTGCGCGTGACACGACGCGTGGCACGCATGGCACGCGCGGCCGACGTGCCGACCCCGCGACCCCTGGACATCGGATGCAGACGAGCCCCGACCACTGCGTGATCTGCGACGCGCCGCTGACGCTGCTCGACGCCGCGACGCAGCCCACCTGCCGCTCGTCCGCGTGCCGGTGGCGCTACTCGACGATGCCGGCCGGCGAGAAGTGTCGCGTGTGCGGCCGGCCGCTCGCCCTCGCGGAGCGGGTGTCGCGCCTGTGCGGGCGCGCGGCGTGCCGCGACGAGCGGATGCGCGAGTGGCGCCAGTGGCGCGATCGCCGGCGCGAGGAGGACACGGCGCTGCGCGCGGAGGCGGCGGCGCTGCGGGCCGAGCGCGCCGCGGCGTTAGGCATCGCCGACGCCGAGTCGTACGTGGTGGCGCTCACGCCGGCATACGTCCGCGGCGGGCTGGTGCCGGTGCCGCGCGAGCGGCGGCGGGCGCTGCGCGCGCACCTGACGCGCGTGGCGACCGCGGCGATCGCGCAGCCCGACGCGGGCTCGGACGAGGCGCCCGACCCGCAGACCGACCCCGCGCTGCCTCCCGCGGTCGGGCGGCTGCTCGGCACCGCGTGCGCCACCTGCGGGGGGCACTGCTGCCGCAACGGCTCCGAGCGCGCCTACATCTCCGCCGACACGATCCGCCGCGTGGTGCGCAAGGAGCCCGGCCTGACCGTGAACGCGGTCGTCGCGCGCTACCTCCGGCGCGTCGGGAAGACCTCGCACGACGACTCGTGCATCTACCACGGCCCCACCGGCTGCACGCTGACGCGCGAGATGCGCTCCGACACCTGCAACCGCTACTTCTGCGGCGAGCTCGCGCAGCTCAAGCGCTCGGTGGAGCGAGGCAGCCTGACCCGCGTCTTCCTCACCGCGCACCGCGGCCCGGCCGGCGAGCTGGCCACCTCGGCGTTCGTCGACGCGACCGGCGCGTGACGTTGAACCGCGGAGGACGCAGAGGGCCGCAGGGGACTGCCCTCTTTGAATTGAACCACAGAGGACACGGAGGACACGGAGGAAGCCAATTGAAGTGGTTCTCCTCTGTGTCCTCTGCGGTTCGATTCGAAGAGGCAGTTCTCCGCGTCTCCGCGTGAGCGCACCGAGCCCATACGAGGTCCGCGTGCGCGTGGAGCCCACGGACCTCGACGACCAGGACCACGTCAACAACGTCGTCTACGTGCGCTGGGTGCAGGACGCGGCGATCGCGCACTGGCGGGCGCTGACGACCACGGACATCCAGGCGACGGTGGGGTGGGCGCTGCTGCGCCACGAGATCGACTACCGCGCGGCGGCGCGGCTCGGCGACGAGGTGATCGTGCGCACGCGGGTGGGGCACCTCGAGGGGATCACGTTCGAGCGGCTCACCGACATCCGGCGGGCGGCGGACGGGCGCGTGCTGGCGGAGTCGCGGACGCTGTGGTGTCCGATCGACCCACGGTCGGGGCGGCCGCGGCGGGTGAGCGAGGAGGTGCGGTCGCTATTTTCCGCCGGTTGACCGACGATCGACCGGCCGTCGACCGGCGCCGGGACAACGCCGTCCCGGGCCCGGCCGTACTCTGGAAGCTCGACTCACCCTTTCAGAGACCCATGCGCACCCCCCGTCTCGCCTCGCTCCTCGGAGGCGCCGCGCTGCTCGCCGCGGCCGTCCCCGCCTCCGGCCAGACGCTGGACTCCACGGCCGTCGCCGGCTTCCGCTGGCGCACCGTGGGTCCGGCGAACTTCCAGGGCCGCCTGTCCGACGTCGTCGGCATCCCCGGCCCGTCGAAGACGATGTTCGTCGCCGCGGCCGGCGGCGGCATCTGGAAGACGACGAACAACGGCGTCACCTGGCGCCCCGTGTTCGACGACAAGCGCATCATCTCGATGGGCGTGCTCGCCATCGCGCCCTCCGACACGAACGTGGTGTGGGCCGGCACGGGGGAGCCCAACAGCCGCAACACCATCGAGCCCGGCGCCGGCATCTACAAGTCCACCGACGGCGGCAACACGTGGACGCTGATGGGGCTCGAGAAGACCCAGCACATCGGCCGCATCGCCGTCGACCCGCGCGACGCGAACGTCGTCTACGTCGCCGCGTTAGGCGCCGCGTGGAAGCCGAACGCGGAGCGCGGCCTGTACAAGACGACCGACGGCGGCAAGACGTGGAACCTGGTGAAGTTCGTCAGCGACCGCGCCGGCTTCGTCGACGTGCAGATCGACCCGCGCAACCCCGATGTGCTCTACGCGTCGAGCTGGGAGCGCTACCGCACGCCGTACTCGCTGAACTCCGGCGGTCCCGGCTCGGGCCTCTGGAAGTCCACCGACGCGGGCAAGACGTGGACGGAGATCAAGGGCAACGGCTACCCCGAGGGCGTGAAGGGCCGCATCGGCATCGCGATCTCGCGCAGCAACCCCGACGTCGTGTACGCGCTCACCGAGGCGTACTCGATGGAGCCGCAGAAGGGCACGATGCAGCAGGGCGTGCGCCCGTCCGCGAACGGCCTCTATCGCTCGGCCGACGGCGGCAAGACGTGGCAGCACATGAACAACATCGACACGCGCCCGTTCTACTACTCGCAGGTGCGCGTCGACCCGAAGAACCCGGACCGCGTGTACTTCTCGTCGACCGAGCTGCAGGTCTCGAACGACGGCGGCAAGACGAGCCAGAACGCCGCGCAGGGCGTCCACGTCGACGACCACGGGATCTGGATCGACCCGAACGATCCGGAGCGGTGGGCGCTCGCGAACGACGGCGGCGTCGCCATCACGTTCGACAAGGGCGGCAACTTCTTCTACCCGATGAACCTCCCCATCGGGCAGTTCTACGAGATCAGCTACGACTATCAGGTGCCGTACAACGTCTGCTCCGGCGCGCAGGACAACGGCGCGTGGTGCGGACCGAGCCGGCGGCGCGGCGTGAACAACAACAGCTACTGGTTCACGATCTCCGGCGGTGACGGCTTCTACACGGCGCAGGACCCGGCCGGCGACTGGGTGTGGGGTGAGTCGCAGAACGCCGGCGTGCAGGGGCGCAACCTGAGGACGGGGCAGACGCTCCGCGTGACGCGGCCGAGCTGGCAGGAGCACTACCGGCAGTGGGAGGACTCCATCGCGGTCGTGCGCGGCGATCCGCTCCAGCCGTCGACGTCGCAGGCGAACGCGCGCATCGCGCAGCTCCGCGCGCGCCAGGTGAAGGACTCGGTCGACGAGGCGCTGCGCTTCAACTGGAACTCGCCGTTCTTCCTCTCGCCGCACAACCCGAGCGTCTTCTACCTCGGCGGCAACAAGGTCCTCAAGTCGCTGAAGCGCGGCGAGGAGCTGTTCACCATCTCGCCCGATCTGTCGAAGCAGATGAAGGCGCGGATGGACACGGCGACGAAGTACACCGGCGGCGTGACGCCGGACGTGACGGGCGCGGAGACGTACGGCACGGTGGTCGCGCTCGCGGAGAGCTACATCAAGCCCGGCCTGCTGCTCGCCGGCACCGACGACGGCAACGTGTGGATCACGCACACCGACGGCGGCGCGTGGGAGAACCTGAGCGATCGCTTCCCCGGCCTGCCGAGCAAGGACGTGTACGTGACGCGCGTCGAGCCCTCGCACTTCGACACGCTCACGTTCTACGTCGCGTTCGACAACCATCGGTGGAACGACTTCACGCCGTACCTCTACATGACCGAGGACGGCGGCAAGACGTTCAAGTCGATCGTGAGCAACCTGCCTAACACGTCGCCGGCGGACTACCTGCACGTCGTCCGCGAGGACCCGCACAACCGCGACCTGCTGTTCGTCGGCTCGTCGATCGGCGTGTACGCGTCGCTTGACCGCGGCAAGACGTGGACGAAGTTCTCGAGCGGTCTGCCGAGCGTGCCGGTGTACGACCTCAAGATCCATCCGCGCGACCGCGAGCTGATGGCGGCGACGCACGGCCGCGGCATCTGGCTCGTCGACGTCTCGGCCCTGGAGCAGATGACGCCGAAGACGCTCGCGGAGAACGTGGCGCTGTACGCGCCGCGCACGGCGTTCCAGTGGGGCGAGGGTCCGAACCTCGGCCTGCCGGGCAACGGCTGGGGCCAGGCGCCGTGGGTGGTGTCGCCGCCGTCGTACGGCGCGAACATCGTCTACCGCCTCAAGGACTCGGTGACGGGCCCGGTGCGCGTCGCGGTGAGCGACGCCGCGGGCACGCAGCTCTTCTCGGCGACGGGCCCCGCGGGCCGTGGCGTGCACACGGTGGTGTGGCCGTTCACGGGCGCGCCGGCGCCGCGCCGCGAGCTCACGCCGTCGGAGCGCCGCGACTCGATCCTTCTCAAGACGCGTGCGCCGCAGGTGCTCGACTCGCTGAAGCAGGCGGGCTACGACACGACGGCGCTCGCGAACGTCAGGCGCGTGGTGAACCTCGCCATGAACCCGCAGCAGGCCGGCCAGGGCGGCTTCGGCGGCCGGGGGGGCGGCAGCGGCGCTCAGGGCCGCAACGCACAGGTGGGCTGCGAGCACCCGGCGACGATGTGGGAGACGTTCTGCGCGCGCCCCGCGGAGCCGCCGGCAGCGGCGGCGGGTCGCGGTGGACGCGGCGGCGCTGCCGCTGATACCGCGGGCGGCGAGGGCGGCTTCGGCGGCGGCGGCGTGGGTGCCGGCGCGCAGAACGCCGGCCGGCGCGGCGGCGCCGCGGCGACGCTCGATCCGGTGCAGCGCGTGTGGGACATCATCGGCATGCACGCGCCGCAGGTGGCCGGCGGTCGTGGCGGTGGCGGCGGCGGTGGGTTCGGCGGGTTCGGTGGCTCGCTCGCCGATGCCGGGTCCTACGTCGTGACGCTCACCGCGGGCGGGCAGACGTACAAGCAGACCTTCCGCGTGGAGAAGGTCGGCATGGGCGAGAACGCCGCGATGGCCGACAGTCAGGACGAGGAGGACTCGGCCGACATCAATGGCGGGATCTTCCCGAAGAAGGATGCGCCGGCGTTCCGGATGTGGTGGTGGTGAGGTAAGGCGTTAGGCGGTAGATGGACGGCGGGGGCGTCGCTCGAAGAGCGGCGCCCCCGCTGTGCGTTCGATGAGCCGCGTGCGATGGTGGTGGCGCTCGGTCGGCCTGCAGCGTTCACGCGCAGCGTTTCTCCGCTAGTGCTCGGGCAACGATGCGTGGTGGCGGCCGGTAGACGCTGTCTAAACGGGCTGAGAGCCGCCATGCGCGGCGGGCGTTGGCGAGGTCGAGCACATGACGCATGTTCTGGCGCGAGAGACGCTGCCGTAAGGGGTAGCGGTGGAAGACAAAGGCGGTTCCGCCTAATCGGCGTTGGGTAGCACCGCGGCCCCCTACGCAGACACCGACATGAACGCTCGACGAGGGGCCTGGGCACTTGCCCGCTACGCGTTGGCCGTCGCAGTGCTGGCCGCCGTCGCGTCGGGGCTGTTGTACCCCGGTGGCACGGTGATCGACCCATCGACGCGCGGGTACTCGTTCACGCACAACTTCCTGAGCGATCTCGGAAGCACCGTCACGTTCGCCGGCGCGGAGAACACGCGCGGCGCGGTGCTGTTCGCCGTCGGCATGCTCGTCGGGGTAGTCGTGCTGGCCGGCTCGTTCGTCGGGGCCGTCCGACTCCTCTCGGCCGCCCCGCGCGCGCGCCCTTTCGCGCGCCTCGCCGCCGTCGCCGGCGCGCTCGTCTGCGGAGGGTTCCTGGTCGTCGCGCTCGCGCCCGCGGATCGCGCGTTCCGCCTGCACGTCATGTCGTCGCGAGTCGCGTTCTATTGTTTCCCGGTGGGGACCGCGCTACTCGGCGTGGCCACGACTCGGGACGCGCGGTTTCGACGACCCGCGACGGTGGGCTGGACGGCGCTGACGCTCGTGCTCGTGGGGTTCATCGCGATGGCGCACCTGGGCCCGAGTCCCGACTCGGAGCGCGGGCTGGTCACCCAGGTGGTCATGCAGAAGGTCATGGCAGCGACCGTGCTCGTTGTCTTGTGGCTCGAGAGTCGCGAGGCGGAGTCGGCGAGGCAGAGAGCGACGCCCGTGCTGCCCAACGAATCGTTGCAGCTGACGAGGGCGCGCAGCGCTCCGTAAATCGGAAGGCTCCAACCCTGCGCCTCCGCAGCTGAACTCTAGCGTTAGGCTGGCACGACCTTCAACAATGGGAGGGTACTTTGGAAGACGGTGCGGAAACCGGAGCCGCCGAGTGAGGCCCCTCGGCGTCTGGTCGGCGCGGCGCGTGGCTCTGACGGCACTCGCGTGGCCCGCCGCGCTCTTGTTTTTCACCGCCGGCGCGGCGTCCCTTGCGCTTCGCGCCGTGCGCAGGCAGGCCGCTGAAGATGCCGCGGCCCGCGCGGCCGCCACGCGTGACCGTATCGCCTATCTTCCGCCAGAGCCGCACGACTTCGTAGTGCTCGTCAGCGGGCCGGCCGCTGCTACGCTCGGGGCCCTCGTCCTCGGGCCGCCGGCGATTTTCATGCTCGTCTGGCTCCGCGCCCGCCGACGAACTGGCCGGGATCGCGAGCCGCCAGCCTAACGAATTGTTGCAGCTGACGAGGGTGCGCGGTGCCCCTCGCGGCAGCATAGATCACGCTCGCGCCCTCGCAGCTGAACTCCCGCGTTAGGCCACGACCGGCATCGTCGTCCCGCGTGGGACGTTCAGCCGCCGATGATCTCGTTGAGGCCCTCGATCACGCGCGCCATCTCCTCGGCGGACGCGCGCCCGAGCCGCCGGCCGAGCCGCTCGGCAGCCAGCGTGCGGATCTGGCTGATCTTCACCCACGACCGCTTGGGGAGCCCGCGCGCGGTGAGCTCCAGGGTGAGCGGGAAGCCCGCGCGTGGCTCCTGGCTGGTGAGCGCGACGGCGATCACGGTGCCGGAGCGCTCGTTGAAGACGTCGGCGCTGAGGATCAGGACGGGCCGCTGGCCCGCCTGCCCGTGGCCGCGGGTGGGGTCGAGGTCGGCCCACCGGATCTCGCCCCTCAGTATTCCGGCCACGCCTCGACCCCCATGCCTTCCTCGGCCAGCGCGCGCTCCTCGGCAGGGTCGAGCTTCGCGCACTCGGCCGCGAGCCGGGTCCGGGCGCGGCGCGCCAGGGCGTCGGCCAGCGCGGCCTCGATCGCCTGGCTGCGGTTGGGGTACTCGCGCGCGTCGACGAGCGCGTCGAGTTCGTCGAGCAGGCGGCGCTCGAGGGTCACCGCGACTTTGAGCTTGGGCATCTGGCACCTCCGAGTATGACAATATATCATACTATTGGACGCGCCGCAAGCCACCGGCGCGGAGCCGTGGCCTAACGAATCGTTGCAGCTGACGTGGGCGCGCGACGTCCCTCGAACGGGAAAGCTTCAGGCCCGCGCCCACGCAGCTTAACCTGAGCGTTAGGCGGCTTGGCCACCGGTAGACTTCCACGCCATCCACCGAACATCGCAGACATGAGCAGTGTCGGCTCGATCGAGACGCCCGACCGGGAGATCACGTTCTTCGCACACCAGACGGGGCCCCAGGGCGAGCCTTGGGTGACCGCCGTGGTCGTCCGGCAGGGGCCGACG
This DNA window, taken from Gemmatirosa kalamazoonensis, encodes the following:
- a CDS encoding M1 family metallopeptidase, with product MTNRTAAALALLAALPLPSLQPLHAQTRTPPPPPRAVRRDIPLTNMIRRAFAAGTRDSTGRPGRSYWQLRVDYSIDARLDAATSIVHGTERVTIHNASDSALRTIVLRLDQNLFRPDAVRAEALTGIEITDGMRVTRLAVNGQAVDLNPAPRGRSDPPSTVPAASGLTTTVATIRLPDAIAARGQATLDAEWSFKVPSVGGGFSERMGRWADSLYQVAQWYPRVAVFDDLRGWDTDPYLGPSEFYNNFGSFDVRVDVPAGWLVAATGTLRNPEAVLSPTTRERLTHVLESDATRPIVGAAERGKGTLGAAGGRLVWHFTADSVADFAWATSDRYVWDATRATIPGRGAVPVHVLYEPSHAAQFRQAGPVVRHALQFYSRLWMPYAFPQLTMVDGPERGMEYPQIIFSGVGAADHEAGHEWWPMMVGVNETWYGFMDEGFNEYMNRLSDYDAEGKPANLDTLGQSYGRVAGNEREAPLMWNANYGGPMYSFQAYGKAPMMLSALGGVVGDSAVWRAMSGYAQAWRFKHPTPWDYAFYMQNALGQDLGWFWYSWLFTTASVDGSIARATTVTGGRTTVTVRQDGDMPSPVVLEVKFAADGPAITPMSNARMVDARTAIVTFPVDVWFDGRRTYDAVLDFGPRSIERITLDPGMRFPDGDPLDNVWPRAGVP
- a CDS encoding type II toxin-antitoxin system PemK/MazF family toxin, translated to MAGILRGEIRWADLDPTRGHGQAGQRPVLILSADVFNERSGTVIAVALTSQEPRAGFPLTLELTARGLPKRSWVKISQIRTLAAERLGRRLGRASAEEMARVIEGLNEIIGG
- a CDS encoding DUF998 domain-containing protein; its protein translation is MNARRGAWALARYALAVAVLAAVASGLLYPGGTVIDPSTRGYSFTHNFLSDLGSTVTFAGAENTRGAVLFAVGMLVGVVVLAGSFVGAVRLLSAAPRARPFARLAAVAGALVCGGFLVVALAPADRAFRLHVMSSRVAFYCFPVGTALLGVATTRDARFRRPATVGWTALTLVLVGFIAMAHLGPSPDSERGLVTQVVMQKVMAATVLVVLWLESREAESARQRATPVLPNESLQLTRARSAP
- a CDS encoding S8 family serine peptidase: MRATMLGTTAVAVGTLAGLAACGDAPAPTAATRTTDLHVVAPSFTSAAASVPIAGSYIVVFRSDVVDPSAVARDLASRHAGTLAHLYTSALKGAALALSAADAARLASDPRVALVEQDQEIRAAGVESPTPSWGIDRVDQRALPLDNSYTYDTDGTGVSVYILDTGIYFAHPDFGGRAVTGVDEVTPGGTAADCHGHGTHVAGTVGGTSTGIAKKVRLVAVRVLDCTGVWSVSGVIAGVDWVTADVQKASGDPTKVGGRPASANMSLAGAYSATLNQAVENSIAAGVTYVIAAGNSTADACSYSPGSAPDALTIGATNRVDSLAYFSNRGACVDLLAPGVDIVSDWLDGGTHTMKGTSMAAPHVTGAAALYLAAHPGDSPAQVASALTSNATSGAIIGVPLGTPNLLLYTRAPAAPPPPPPVASFVYSCAGLTCSFTNTSTGATSYAWSFGDGTTSTLTNVSHTFPRRHASYTVTLTATNSIGATSSVSRVIDCRNKGCA
- a CDS encoding WD40/YVTN/BNR-like repeat-containing protein; its protein translation is MRTPRLASLLGGAALLAAAVPASGQTLDSTAVAGFRWRTVGPANFQGRLSDVVGIPGPSKTMFVAAAGGGIWKTTNNGVTWRPVFDDKRIISMGVLAIAPSDTNVVWAGTGEPNSRNTIEPGAGIYKSTDGGNTWTLMGLEKTQHIGRIAVDPRDANVVYVAALGAAWKPNAERGLYKTTDGGKTWNLVKFVSDRAGFVDVQIDPRNPDVLYASSWERYRTPYSLNSGGPGSGLWKSTDAGKTWTEIKGNGYPEGVKGRIGIAISRSNPDVVYALTEAYSMEPQKGTMQQGVRPSANGLYRSADGGKTWQHMNNIDTRPFYYSQVRVDPKNPDRVYFSSTELQVSNDGGKTSQNAAQGVHVDDHGIWIDPNDPERWALANDGGVAITFDKGGNFFYPMNLPIGQFYEISYDYQVPYNVCSGAQDNGAWCGPSRRRGVNNNSYWFTISGGDGFYTAQDPAGDWVWGESQNAGVQGRNLRTGQTLRVTRPSWQEHYRQWEDSIAVVRGDPLQPSTSQANARIAQLRARQVKDSVDEALRFNWNSPFFLSPHNPSVFYLGGNKVLKSLKRGEELFTISPDLSKQMKARMDTATKYTGGVTPDVTGAETYGTVVALAESYIKPGLLLAGTDDGNVWITHTDGGAWENLSDRFPGLPSKDVYVTRVEPSHFDTLTFYVAFDNHRWNDFTPYLYMTEDGGKTFKSIVSNLPNTSPADYLHVVREDPHNRDLLFVGSSIGVYASLDRGKTWTKFSSGLPSVPVYDLKIHPRDRELMAATHGRGIWLVDVSALEQMTPKTLAENVALYAPRTAFQWGEGPNLGLPGNGWGQAPWVVSPPSYGANIVYRLKDSVTGPVRVAVSDAAGTQLFSATGPAGRGVHTVVWPFTGAPAPRRELTPSERRDSILLKTRAPQVLDSLKQAGYDTTALANVRRVVNLAMNPQQAGQGGFGGRGGGSGAQGRNAQVGCEHPATMWETFCARPAEPPAAAAGRGGRGGAAADTAGGEGGFGGGGVGAGAQNAGRRGGAAATLDPVQRVWDIIGMHAPQVAGGRGGGGGGGFGGFGGSLADAGSYVVTLTAGGQTYKQTFRVEKVGMGENAAMADSQDEEDSADINGGIFPKKDAPAFRMWWW
- a CDS encoding acyl-CoA thioesterase, which produces MSAPSPYEVRVRVEPTDLDDQDHVNNVVYVRWVQDAAIAHWRALTTTDIQATVGWALLRHEIDYRAAARLGDEVIVRTRVGHLEGITFERLTDIRRAADGRVLAESRTLWCPIDPRSGRPRRVSEEVRSLFSAG
- a CDS encoding PadR family transcriptional regulator, with protein sequence MSPPRRRDPDPQDLLPLKPIELLILTMLSAGARHGYGIRQDIVAHTEGRIALEAGNLYRHVRNLEGAGVVAESDAPDEGDERRIHYSLTPFGRRVLAAELLRLRELLRIAEERRIIAPARA
- a CDS encoding ribbon-helix-helix domain-containing protein, giving the protein MPKLKVAVTLERRLLDELDALVDAREYPNRSQAIEAALADALARRARTRLAAECAKLDPAEERALAEEGMGVEAWPEY